A genomic stretch from Sphingobacterium sp. ML3W includes:
- a CDS encoding methyltransferase domain-containing protein translates to MVFKLLRSDVDVDDGTFNGLYSPKIRELAARHWTPVDVAKMASQYLVESSNDKVLDIGAGAGKFCLVGAACTNGRFYGVEQRESLVRISNNLAKKHDIQNVEFIHANIDQVSFEDYDAFYFYNSFYENLDQSCPIDNSILPNRDLYYTYTKYLRDQLQKMPIGTRVVTYWSGWDEIPLSFNMEYTACNGLLNFWRKSI, encoded by the coding sequence ATGGTTTTTAAATTATTGCGATCCGACGTGGATGTAGATGACGGTACATTCAACGGTCTTTATTCTCCAAAAATTAGAGAGCTTGCAGCACGTCATTGGACTCCTGTGGATGTGGCTAAGATGGCTTCACAATATTTAGTTGAAAGCTCAAATGACAAAGTGTTGGATATCGGTGCTGGTGCCGGCAAATTTTGTTTAGTGGGGGCAGCCTGCACAAATGGTAGATTCTATGGTGTCGAACAACGGGAATCGCTCGTCCGCATTTCCAACAATCTGGCCAAAAAGCATGATATACAAAACGTGGAATTCATTCATGCTAATATTGATCAGGTCTCTTTCGAAGACTACGATGCATTCTATTTCTATAATTCTTTTTATGAGAACCTGGATCAATCCTGCCCAATCGATAATTCAATACTTCCCAATAGGGACCTCTATTATACTTACACAAAGTACCTCCGAGACCAGCTCCAAAAAATGCCTATCGGAACGAGGGTGGTTACCTATTGGAGTGGATGGGACGAGATTCCATTAAGCTTCAATATGGAGTACACAGCATGTAATGGCTTGCTGAATTTTTGGAGAAAGAGTATATAA
- a CDS encoding nucleoside-diphosphate sugar epimerase/dehydratase, whose product MSNLWKEGLSINKPRWIILLLDMIIVATAFFISYILIFKHRGGVEFGDMARQALLVSLVYLIWFCIFGTFKGVVHKTGIRELQRIVLAIVLAYFSAVFICKVIEWWSPTYDDILPFSDTQLLFHALIAGFGMTFSRVLYRALYHELMWGNKDNRIPVILFGAGNMGNTTFHFIHTTSRNKYRIVAIMDDNPHRIGNRIQGFKIHDINALNKTFVQRYGNASEIIIAVDDRKPERLNKVFKLAEPIPLIVKIIPDTARLLAGEVATRQIRSLRIEDLLGRKAIDLDNPAIASEMKGQIVLVTGGAGSIGGELVRQLAHTDLKQLIVVDQAESALYDIQQELSNSIHFPRCTFIVGNVRDESFMDTLFQFYRPTYVFHAAAYKHVPLMEANPYESILTNVWGSYNVATLADKYHVSKFVMVSTDKAVNPTNVMGATKRVAEIAISTVNINSKTNFIVTRFGNVLGSNGSVIPLFEKQMLKGGPLTITDENITRYFMTIPEACQLVQEAAVMGKGGEIFVFDMGEPVKIMELAKQMIRLKGYNYPEDIDIKVVGLRPGEKIFEELLANGENTEKTYHEKIMIAKVNTPDLTLQKARVEQLCTLAKAADPNQDKMRLVQLIKDIVPEYRSQNSVYETLDK is encoded by the coding sequence ATGAGTAATTTATGGAAAGAGGGCTTGTCCATTAACAAGCCTCGTTGGATAATTTTGCTGTTGGACATGATTATTGTCGCTACAGCTTTTTTTATCAGTTATATTCTTATATTCAAACATAGGGGTGGGGTAGAATTTGGTGACATGGCCAGGCAGGCACTACTTGTCTCCTTAGTTTATTTAATCTGGTTTTGTATTTTCGGCACATTTAAAGGAGTCGTTCATAAGACTGGGATCCGTGAATTACAACGTATTGTCCTAGCTATTGTCCTGGCATATTTTTCCGCTGTTTTCATCTGTAAAGTAATAGAATGGTGGTCACCCACCTATGATGATATACTCCCTTTTTCGGATACACAGCTTCTTTTTCATGCATTAATAGCTGGCTTCGGCATGACCTTCAGCCGTGTGCTTTATCGTGCCTTGTACCACGAACTGATGTGGGGCAATAAAGATAACCGTATTCCTGTTATCCTTTTTGGTGCTGGGAATATGGGGAATACCACGTTTCACTTTATCCATACCACGTCGCGTAATAAATACCGTATTGTTGCTATTATGGATGATAATCCGCATCGGATCGGTAACCGAATCCAGGGCTTTAAAATTCATGACATTAATGCGTTAAATAAAACCTTTGTACAACGGTACGGAAATGCCTCCGAAATTATTATTGCGGTGGATGACCGTAAACCAGAGCGCCTAAATAAAGTGTTTAAACTCGCCGAACCGATTCCATTAATTGTTAAGATTATTCCGGATACGGCCAGGCTCTTGGCGGGAGAAGTTGCAACCAGACAGATCCGGAGCTTACGCATTGAAGATTTATTGGGACGTAAGGCGATCGACTTGGATAATCCTGCGATTGCATCGGAGATGAAAGGGCAAATCGTACTAGTAACCGGAGGTGCCGGTTCGATAGGTGGTGAACTGGTGCGGCAGCTAGCCCATACTGACCTAAAACAACTTATCGTGGTGGATCAGGCTGAATCCGCTTTATATGATATTCAACAGGAACTGAGTAACAGCATTCATTTTCCCCGTTGTACCTTTATAGTGGGGAATGTTCGGGATGAATCTTTTATGGATACCTTGTTCCAATTTTATAGACCTACCTATGTTTTCCATGCAGCGGCTTATAAGCACGTGCCCTTAATGGAGGCAAATCCTTACGAATCAATTTTAACGAATGTCTGGGGATCTTACAATGTAGCAACGTTGGCCGATAAATACCATGTATCCAAATTCGTGATGGTCTCTACCGATAAAGCAGTAAACCCTACAAACGTCATGGGTGCGACTAAGCGTGTTGCCGAAATTGCGATATCGACGGTCAATATCAACTCGAAGACGAATTTTATTGTAACCCGTTTTGGTAATGTATTAGGGTCTAATGGTTCAGTAATCCCGTTGTTTGAAAAACAGATGCTCAAAGGGGGACCGCTCACCATTACAGATGAAAATATAACGCGCTATTTTATGACCATACCTGAGGCTTGTCAGTTGGTGCAGGAAGCGGCTGTTATGGGCAAAGGCGGTGAAATATTTGTTTTTGATATGGGAGAACCTGTTAAGATTATGGAATTGGCTAAGCAGATGATCCGACTCAAAGGATATAATTATCCCGAAGATATTGATATTAAAGTTGTTGGTCTGCGCCCTGGGGAAAAAATCTTTGAAGAGCTTTTGGCCAATGGCGAGAATACGGAGAAGACCTATCATGAAAAGATTATGATCGCTAAGGTTAATACTCCGGACTTAACATTGCAGAAAGCACGCGTGGAACAATTATGTACACTTGCGAAAGCAGCTGATCCAAACCAAGATAAAATGCGCTTGGTACAGCTGATTAAAGATATTGTACCTGAGTATCGCTCCCAGAACTCTGTTTATGAAACATTGGATAAATAA